The DNA sequence GTACAATTAATCAAAGGATTAGTCATTCTCTTTATTGTTTCTTTTATTGCTGATCAGCTTGGACTGAGAACGATTAATTGGCTTCTAAAAGGCGCTATGGCCATGATGGTTGTAGCCTTACCTATAATATTTCAACCGGAAATAAGAAGAGGATTATTAAAGATGGGGAAAAGAGGATTTTTTATTAATACCCCTTTTTTACATAAAGAAGTCGATAAAAAGGTTGAACAATTGATCAATGGATTGGTTATGGTAATGCCCATGCTTTCCAGTAAACATAAAGGAGCTTTGGTAGTTTTAGAGAGGGAAATTGGATTAAAAGATATTTTAGAAACCGGTATTATTTTAAATAGCGAATTTTCTCCCGAATTATTATATTCGATATTTATGCCTGACTCTCCTTTACACGATGGGGCGGTTATCATTGCCGGCAATAAGATTGT is a window from the Candidatus Atribacteria bacterium genome containing:
- a CDS encoding TIGR00159 family protein; this translates as MPISFSILDFIDILIIAFISYHIILLIKDTPAVQLIKGLVILFIVSFIADQLGLRTINWLLKGAMAMMVVALPIIFQPEIRRGLLKMGKRGFFINTPFLHKEVDKKVEQLINGLVMVMPMLSSKHKGALVVLEREIGLKDILETGIILNSEFSPELLYSIFMPDSPLHDGAVIIAGNKIVGANCILPLSERMDISKSIGTRHRAALGLSEQTDALIIIVSEETGNISIALDGKITRPMEPQGLKKMLTHLYQPKIISEFGFWPTGDNKK